In Streptomyces durocortorensis, a genomic segment contains:
- a CDS encoding MFS transporter, giving the protein MTPKAPTVSGKRSLRPLGGVLAAVAVSLTGTRISLVALPWFVLVTTGSATRTGLVAFCEMTPYVLVKAFSGPLVDRIGPRAVSWTTDLASAAAAASIPLLHALDLLSFPVLLGLVAVIGAARGPGDLAKEVMVPEAAERGGIPLERATGLSGVVERLASTVGPVAGGALVALLGPLPGLVLNAGCFALGSVIVAVVLPRGMGRPAVDTSATANGTEPGYWRRFGEGFAFLRGEPLLLAVIVMVAITNFLDAAMATLLLPVWARESGNGPTSIGLIGSVMGAAAVAGSLIAAMAAHRLRRRVVFLGGFLLAGAPRFLVLAADAPLGAVLAVFAVSGFGAGFINPVVGAVLVERVPRRMLGRVKALSNSLSWSGIPLGGLVAGAAVTAVGLTPVLLACGAAYFLTTHLAGLRPEWREMDRPGGRRVPRPRAGEHPVADGTKAGP; this is encoded by the coding sequence GTGACACCGAAAGCGCCGACCGTTTCCGGCAAGCGGTCCTTACGGCCGCTGGGCGGGGTGCTCGCGGCCGTCGCCGTGTCCCTGACCGGTACGCGGATCTCCTTGGTGGCCCTGCCCTGGTTCGTGCTCGTCACGACCGGCAGCGCGACCCGGACCGGTCTTGTCGCCTTCTGCGAGATGACGCCCTACGTGCTGGTCAAGGCGTTCAGCGGCCCCCTGGTGGACCGGATCGGCCCGCGGGCCGTCTCCTGGACCACGGATCTGGCCAGCGCGGCCGCCGCCGCGTCGATCCCCCTGCTCCACGCCCTGGACCTGCTGTCCTTCCCGGTCCTGCTGGGCCTGGTCGCGGTGATCGGCGCGGCCCGTGGCCCGGGCGATCTGGCCAAGGAAGTCATGGTGCCGGAAGCGGCCGAGCGCGGCGGGATACCGCTGGAGCGGGCCACCGGACTGTCCGGTGTGGTCGAGCGGCTGGCCTCCACCGTCGGCCCGGTGGCGGGCGGCGCCCTGGTGGCGCTGCTCGGCCCCTTGCCCGGCCTGGTCCTCAACGCGGGCTGCTTCGCCCTCGGCTCGGTGATCGTCGCCGTCGTGCTGCCTCGCGGTATGGGGCGTCCGGCCGTGGATACCTCAGCAACGGCCAACGGGACGGAACCGGGCTATTGGCGCCGGTTCGGCGAGGGCTTCGCCTTCCTGCGGGGCGAGCCGTTACTGCTCGCCGTCATCGTCATGGTCGCGATCACCAACTTCCTGGACGCGGCGATGGCCACCCTGCTGCTGCCCGTCTGGGCCAGGGAGTCCGGGAACGGCCCGACGTCGATCGGCCTGATCGGCAGTGTGATGGGAGCCGCCGCGGTCGCCGGGAGCCTGATCGCCGCGATGGCCGCGCACCGGCTGCGGCGCAGGGTGGTGTTCCTCGGCGGATTCCTGCTGGCCGGGGCGCCGAGATTCCTGGTCCTCGCCGCCGACGCCCCACTGGGGGCGGTGCTGGCCGTCTTCGCCGTCAGCGGGTTCGGGGCCGGGTTCATCAACCCCGTGGTGGGGGCCGTCCTCGTCGAACGGGTGCCGCGCCGGATGCTGGGCCGGGTCAAGGCGCTCAGCAACTCGCTGTCCTGGTCCGGTATCCCGCTCGGCGGGCTGGTCGCCGGTGCGGCGGTGACCGCCGTCGGGCTCACGCCGGTGCTGCTCGCCTGCGGGGCGGCGTACTTCCTCACCACCCATCTGGCCGGGCTGCGGCCTGAGTGGCGCGAGATGGACCGCCCGGGTGGACGGCGTGTCCCGCGGCCGCGTGCCGGGGAGCATCCCGTGGCGGACGGTACGAAGGCCGGACCCTGA
- a CDS encoding ArsR/SmtB family transcription factor, producing MTDALERPDSTAADEESVVLDAKGLRALAHPVRVQLVGLLRKYGPSTATRLAERLGVNSGTASYHLRQLGAAGFVEEDTERGNARERWWRSVHRTTWFNDPGLAEQEPEAALAYQQSVAAIYTLRTQQTLSGLGTMPRAWRNTFDMSDWALRLTPEETAALYRELTDVISRYRRDTPEAAASAPEGAERVGVITHILPELDTSAETP from the coding sequence ATGACAGATGCGCTGGAGAGGCCGGACAGCACTGCCGCCGATGAGGAATCCGTCGTTCTGGACGCCAAGGGGCTGCGTGCCCTGGCACATCCGGTACGCGTGCAGCTGGTCGGACTGCTGCGGAAGTACGGCCCGTCGACGGCCACCCGCCTCGCGGAACGACTGGGGGTGAACTCCGGGACGGCCAGTTACCACCTGCGTCAACTCGGCGCGGCGGGCTTCGTCGAGGAGGACACGGAACGCGGCAACGCGCGTGAGCGCTGGTGGCGCTCGGTGCACCGGACGACCTGGTTCAACGATCCGGGGCTGGCCGAGCAGGAGCCGGAGGCCGCACTGGCCTACCAGCAGTCCGTCGCCGCCATCTACACCCTGCGCACGCAGCAGACCCTGAGCGGGCTCGGGACGATGCCCCGCGCCTGGCGGAACACCTTCGACATGAGCGACTGGGCCCTGCGGCTCACCCCCGAGGAAACCGCCGCCCTGTACCGGGAGTTGACGGACGTCATCTCGCGCTACCGGCGGGACACCCCCGAGGCGGCCGCGAGTGCCCCCGAGGGTGCCGAGCGGGTCGGCGTCATCACGCACATCCTGCCCGAGCTGGACACGTCTGCGGAGACACCGTGA
- a CDS encoding ABC transporter ATP-binding protein, with translation MSTAPPVATAPLLSAEALKVAFPGRRGAATARAVDGVDLDIRPGEIVALVGESGCGKTTLARSLLGLVPPTAGRVTFGGAPLDYTGRALKAYRKRVQLVLQDPSGSLNPRHTVYDAVAEGLRIHGYAGDERAAVQEALSRAGLRPPERFFLRFPHELSGGQRQRVVIAGALVLEPELIVADEPVASLDASVRGEILALLLRLRDELGLSALVVTHDLGLAWNIADRVAVMYLGRIVETGPVEQLLTAPQHPYTQALLSVLPEAEGEPVVLAGEPPDPSKVPSGCRFHVRCQVLASGDAERAGVAEACRTVDLPVLNGGADTQVACHWATACGQGT, from the coding sequence ATGAGCACCGCCCCTCCGGTCGCCACCGCTCCCCTGCTCAGCGCCGAGGCCCTGAAGGTCGCCTTCCCCGGCCGGCGCGGGGCCGCCACCGCCCGGGCCGTCGACGGCGTCGACCTCGACATCCGGCCCGGCGAGATCGTCGCCCTGGTCGGCGAGTCCGGCTGCGGCAAGACGACGCTGGCCCGGTCCCTGCTCGGCCTGGTCCCGCCGACCGCGGGCCGGGTCACCTTCGGCGGCGCCCCCCTCGACTACACGGGCCGCGCGCTGAAGGCGTACCGCAAACGCGTGCAGCTGGTCCTCCAGGACCCCAGTGGCTCGCTCAACCCCCGGCACACGGTGTACGACGCGGTGGCCGAGGGGCTGCGCATCCACGGGTACGCGGGGGACGAGCGGGCCGCCGTCCAGGAAGCCCTGTCCCGGGCGGGGCTGCGGCCTCCGGAGCGGTTCTTCCTGCGCTTTCCGCACGAGCTGTCGGGCGGTCAGCGCCAGCGCGTCGTGATCGCCGGGGCGCTGGTGCTGGAACCGGAGCTGATCGTGGCCGACGAGCCGGTGGCCTCGCTGGACGCGTCGGTCCGGGGCGAGATCCTGGCGCTCCTGCTGCGGCTCCGGGACGAGCTGGGGCTCTCGGCGCTGGTGGTCACGCACGACCTGGGGCTCGCCTGGAACATCGCGGACCGGGTGGCGGTGATGTATCTGGGCCGGATCGTCGAGACGGGCCCGGTCGAGCAGCTGCTCACCGCCCCTCAGCACCCGTACACCCAGGCCTTGTTGTCGGTCCTGCCCGAGGCGGAGGGCGAACCGGTGGTGCTGGCCGGCGAGCCGCCGGACCCCTCGAAGGTGCCCTCCGGCTGCCGTTTCCACGTCCGGTGCCAGGTGCTCGCCTCGGGCGATGCGGAGCGCGCCGGGGTGGCGGAGGCCTGCCGCACGGTGGACCTGCCGGTGCTGAACGGCGGGGCGGACACGCAGGTGGCGTGCCACTGGGCGACGGCGTGCGGCCAGGGGACGTAG
- a CDS encoding oligopeptide/dipeptide ABC transporter ATP-binding protein, producing MRPRHRVRAQPEAGGAPLTATTTTTTPNPDPSASPGLSKPVGDPPLLELRDLTVTYGSGSDAVPAVRGVDLRVEAGQKLGIAGESGCGKSTLALALLRLLPATARLTGEILLDGEDVLTMKWGRLRAVRWAGASIVFQGAMHSLNAVHRVGDQIAEPILLHSKATPAAARRRAGELLEQVGLPAARAQAYPHELSGGQRQRVMIAMALACDPRLIVADEPTTALDVMIQAQILRLIQQLVTDQKVGLIMISHDLAVLADTCDRLSVMYAGRVVEEGPARQVYTDARHPYGKALSAAFPRIGDLSSRRAPRGLPGDPPDPAALPGGCTFHPRCPVPLDTCATEDQELREAGGDRRAACVRVDDTPTAPPPASQASPGADGTTRADDTRSTT from the coding sequence GTGCGGCCGCGCCATCGAGTCCGTGCTCAACCCGAAGCTGGGGGTGCCCCGTTGACGGCCACGACCACGACGACCACTCCGAATCCGGACCCGTCCGCCTCGCCCGGCCTGTCGAAGCCGGTCGGCGATCCCCCGCTCCTGGAGCTGCGGGACCTCACCGTCACCTACGGCAGCGGCAGCGACGCCGTCCCCGCCGTACGGGGTGTCGATCTGCGGGTGGAGGCCGGGCAGAAGCTCGGCATCGCCGGGGAGTCCGGCTGCGGGAAGTCGACGCTGGCCCTCGCGCTGCTGCGGCTGCTGCCCGCGACGGCCAGGCTGACCGGCGAGATCCTGCTGGACGGCGAGGACGTCCTGACCATGAAGTGGGGGCGGCTGCGGGCGGTCCGCTGGGCGGGCGCGTCGATCGTCTTCCAGGGCGCGATGCACTCACTGAACGCGGTGCACCGGGTGGGCGACCAGATCGCCGAGCCGATCCTGCTGCACAGCAAGGCCACCCCGGCCGCCGCCCGCAGGCGCGCCGGTGAGCTGCTGGAACAGGTGGGTCTGCCCGCGGCCCGGGCCCAGGCGTACCCCCACGAGCTGTCCGGGGGGCAGCGTCAGCGCGTGATGATCGCGATGGCGCTGGCCTGCGATCCGCGCCTGATCGTGGCGGACGAGCCGACGACCGCGCTGGACGTGATGATCCAGGCGCAGATCCTGCGCCTGATCCAGCAGCTGGTCACGGACCAGAAGGTCGGGCTCATCATGATCAGCCACGACCTCGCGGTGCTAGCGGACACCTGCGACCGGCTCTCGGTGATGTACGCGGGCCGGGTCGTCGAGGAGGGCCCCGCCCGGCAGGTGTACACGGACGCCCGCCACCCGTACGGCAAGGCGCTCTCCGCCGCCTTCCCCAGGATCGGGGACCTCTCCTCCCGGCGCGCCCCGCGCGGGCTGCCGGGCGATCCGCCGGATCCGGCGGCGCTGCCGGGCGGCTGTACGTTCCACCCCCGCTGTCCGGTGCCGCTGGACACCTGCGCGACGGAGGACCAGGAGCTGCGGGAGGCGGGGGGTGACCGCCGGGCGGCCTGCGTGCGGGTGGACGACACCCCCACCGCACCCCCTCCGGCCTCCCAGGCCTCCCCCGGAGCCGACGGAACAACCAGGGCCGACGACACGAGGAGTACGACATGA
- a CDS encoding ABC transporter permease, which yields MTVSTDEPEAVPVAGPRALARARRRQAALRFWRQYRAHRAGLVGLGVLVVIALLALAAPLLVGADSRSVTGAPGGPMEAPSGEFPLGTDQFGRSLLALMLWGTRVSLTVGLLAAFLSVAIGTLIGITAGHFKGWYATVAMRITDWFLVMPTLVLAIALATVLSRSIWTTILAIGVTTWPTTARLVRAQTLSVESRPYIERSRALGGGHGHIMSRHVLPNVMPLVLAQTTLVISTAILTEATLAFLGLSDPTIVSWGGLLQDAREAGAVSSGNWWYLAPPGLAIAVVALAFTLCGRAIESVLNPKLGVPR from the coding sequence ATGACTGTCTCGACCGACGAACCCGAAGCCGTGCCGGTGGCGGGCCCGCGCGCGCTCGCCCGGGCCCGGCGGCGGCAGGCCGCCCTCCGCTTCTGGCGGCAGTACCGCGCGCACCGGGCCGGGCTCGTCGGCCTCGGCGTGCTCGTGGTCATCGCCCTGCTGGCGCTGGCCGCTCCCCTGCTGGTGGGCGCCGACTCCAGGAGCGTGACCGGCGCGCCCGGCGGCCCGATGGAGGCACCGAGCGGCGAATTCCCCCTCGGGACGGACCAGTTCGGGCGCAGCCTGCTGGCCCTGATGCTCTGGGGGACCCGGGTCTCGCTGACCGTCGGACTGCTGGCCGCGTTCCTCTCCGTGGCGATCGGCACCCTGATCGGGATCACCGCCGGCCACTTCAAGGGCTGGTACGCCACTGTCGCCATGCGGATCACCGACTGGTTCCTGGTGATGCCGACCCTGGTGCTGGCCATCGCGCTGGCCACGGTCCTGTCCCGGTCGATCTGGACGACGATCCTTGCGATCGGTGTGACGACCTGGCCGACGACCGCCCGTCTGGTCCGGGCCCAGACGCTCTCCGTCGAATCCCGCCCGTACATCGAACGCTCGCGGGCGCTCGGCGGCGGGCACGGCCACATCATGTCGCGTCATGTCCTGCCCAACGTCATGCCGCTGGTGCTCGCCCAGACCACACTCGTCATCTCCACCGCCATCCTCACCGAGGCGACCCTCGCCTTCCTCGGGCTCAGCGATCCCACGATCGTCTCCTGGGGCGGGCTGCTCCAGGACGCCCGCGAGGCGGGAGCGGTCAGCTCCGGCAACTGGTGGTATCTCGCTCCGCCCGGACTCGCCATCGCCGTCGTCGCCCTCGCCTTCACGCTGTGCGGCCGCGCCATCGAGTCCGTGCTCAACCCGAAGCTGGGGGTGCCCCGTTGA
- a CDS encoding ABC transporter permease: protein MSTESTPALRQGAAGVESTESDGPAPAGPSARGPRSRTTAAYARYAAGKLAGAAVSLFAVLVTSFFLFRLIPGDPVKQMTGGRQVSTEQIASMRREFGLDLPLWQQFTQYCGKALTGDFGTSYQFRAPVIDKITEALPATLLLTGTAFAIYTLLGIWLGARSAWRNGSAGDRANTAFALTLYSVPSFWLGLLLIITLSVGIGPVPGLFPTGGMESGNTEGFDRVLDIAHHMVLPVLTLVAVEYARTLLVMRSSLLDEMGSDYLTTARAKGLRDDLVRRRHAVPNAMLPTVTLLFVNLGTTVAGAILVETVFSWPGLGGLFYQALSVPDLPLVQALFFVFAAAVILMNTLADVIYPLLDPRVGR from the coding sequence ATGAGCACAGAAAGCACTCCCGCGCTGCGCCAGGGCGCGGCGGGCGTGGAGAGCACGGAATCCGACGGCCCGGCTCCGGCCGGGCCGTCGGCCCGCGGCCCACGTTCCCGTACGACCGCCGCCTACGCCCGCTACGCGGCGGGCAAGCTGGCCGGTGCGGCCGTCTCCCTCTTCGCCGTCCTCGTCACCAGCTTCTTCCTCTTCCGGCTGATCCCCGGCGACCCGGTCAAGCAGATGACCGGCGGCCGTCAGGTGTCGACGGAACAGATCGCGTCGATGCGCCGCGAGTTCGGCCTCGACCTGCCGCTGTGGCAGCAGTTCACGCAGTACTGCGGCAAGGCGCTGACCGGCGACTTCGGTACGTCGTACCAGTTCCGTGCCCCCGTCATCGACAAGATCACCGAGGCGCTGCCCGCCACCCTGCTGCTCACCGGCACCGCCTTCGCGATCTACACCCTGCTCGGCATCTGGCTGGGCGCCCGGTCCGCCTGGCGCAACGGCAGCGCCGGGGACCGGGCCAACACCGCCTTCGCCCTGACGCTGTACTCGGTGCCCTCGTTCTGGCTCGGGCTGCTCCTCATCATCACGCTGTCGGTGGGCATCGGCCCGGTCCCCGGGCTCTTCCCGACCGGAGGCATGGAGTCCGGCAACACCGAGGGCTTCGACCGGGTGCTGGATATCGCGCACCACATGGTGCTGCCGGTCCTCACCCTGGTCGCCGTGGAGTACGCGCGCACCCTGCTGGTGATGCGCTCCTCGCTGCTGGACGAGATGGGCAGCGACTATCTGACCACCGCCCGTGCCAAGGGGCTGCGCGACGATCTCGTACGCCGCAGGCATGCCGTGCCGAACGCGATGCTGCCGACCGTGACCCTGCTCTTCGTGAACCTCGGTACGACGGTGGCGGGGGCGATCCTGGTGGAGACGGTGTTCTCCTGGCCGGGGCTCGGCGGGCTCTTCTACCAGGCGCTGAGCGTGCCCGACCTGCCGTTGGTGCAGGCGCTGTTCTTCGTATTCGCCGCCGCGGTGATCCTCATGAACACGCTGGCCGATGTGATCTATCCGCTGCTCGATCCCCGGGTGGGCCGATGA